In one Brassica oleracea var. oleracea cultivar TO1000 chromosome C9, BOL, whole genome shotgun sequence genomic region, the following are encoded:
- the LOC106317687 gene encoding uncharacterized protein LOC106317687 yields MKIVLIANLDLGVADDNLRTVYPRGVKSRYSLGIKIEGYVNSDEGDEEQCEDEYDDEHYDEVISRTVKVKRDRIRKRGTKEFTKRGCVYCKYGLGIRFRC; encoded by the coding sequence ATGAAGATTGTCCTCATCGCGAATCTTGATCTCGGCGTCGCCGATGATAACCTGAGGACGGTTTATCCTCGTGGAGTTAAGTCGCGTTACTCTCTTGGAATCAAGATAGAGGGTTACGTCAACAGCGACGAAGGGGACGAGGAACAATGTGAGGACGAGTACGATGATGAACATTATGATGAGGTGATATCAAGAACCGTGAAGGTAAAGAGAGACAGAATTAGGAAGCGTGGGACGAAAGAGTTCACGAAGCGTGGGTGCGTCTACTGCAAGTACGGGCTCGGCATCAGATTCAGGTGCTGA
- the LOC106315819 gene encoding protein FMP32, mitochondrial, whose protein sequence is MNLSKRLALLGAQSALSIARPRGLGSSSSYGLIDRRPFQLRQISELTKVNGKRAFLVDTLALVRSLEAQGVPSKQAEAITSAITEVLNDSLENVSESFVSKAEMQKIEMIQDSNLSKFKSEVKSSQEHHFTVLQRETEKLRGDIEKMRSELRYEIDKVTAGQRLDLNLERGRIRDELANQNSETTNLTNKLDREIHALRAQLEAAKYEVIKYCIGTLVSISAVGLAVLRIMM, encoded by the exons ATGAACTTGTCGAAGCGCCTGGCTCTGCTAGGAGCTCAATCCGCGCTCTCAATCGCCAGACCCCGAGGCTTGGGCTCCTCCTCCTCCTACGGCTTAATTGATCGTCGCCCCTTCCAGCTCAGGCAAATCTCGGAGCTCACGAAAGTCAATGGGAAGCGTGCTTTCCTCGTCGATACCTTGGCTCTG GTAAGGAGTCTAGAAGCACAAGGTGTACCATCAAAACAAGCTGAGGCCATTACTTCTGCAATCACTGAGGTGTTGAATGATAGCTTGGAGAATGTCTCCGAGTCCTTTGTTTCCAAGGCTGAGATGCAGAAG ATTGAAATGATTCAAGATTCTAATCTCTCCAAATTTAAATCTGAAGTCAAAAGCTCTCAG GAGCATCATTTTACCGTTTTACAACGCGAGACAGAAAAACTAAGAGGGGATATAGAGAAGATGAGAAGCGAGCTAAG GTATGAAATTGATAAGGTAACAGCTGGACAACGTTTGGATTTGAATCTTGAAAGAGG CCGGATACGTGATGAGCTAGCTAATCAGAATTCAGAAACAACAAACCTCACGAACAAGCTTGACAGA GAAATTCATGCATTGAGAGCTCAGCTAGAAGCGGCCAAATACGAAGTTATCAAATACTGCATTGGTACACTGGTCTCCATTTCAGCAGTGGGACTCGCAGTCCTTCGCATAATGATGTAG